From the Vibrio metoecus genome, one window contains:
- a CDS encoding CidA/LrgA family protein, with protein sequence MIKKIAQYCVSMGLIFLCLLAGINLQAWLGIAIPGSIIGLLILFGLLASGLVPVEWVKPSSTLFIRYMILLFVPISVGLMVHFDTLLANIAPILASAIGGTLVVMVTLGLLLDRMLKKGKKSCG encoded by the coding sequence ATGATAAAAAAAATAGCTCAATATTGTGTCTCCATGGGACTGATTTTTCTCTGTCTTTTGGCGGGCATTAATTTACAAGCATGGTTAGGCATTGCCATTCCCGGCAGCATTATTGGTTTACTGATTTTGTTTGGCTTACTGGCTAGCGGTTTAGTGCCTGTCGAATGGGTCAAGCCTAGCTCCACCCTCTTTATCCGCTACATGATTTTACTGTTCGTCCCGATCAGTGTCGGCTTAATGGTGCACTTCGATACGCTACTGGCTAACATCGCACCGATTTTAGCCAGTGCTATCGGCGGTACTTTAGTGGTCATGGTCACACTGGGTCTGCTACTGGATCGTATGCTCAAGAAGGGGAAGAAGTCATGTGGCTGA
- the cobT gene encoding nicotinate-nucleotide--dimethylbenzimidazole phosphoribosyltransferase, with protein sequence MLDRTFSAQIQQRIDQKTKPLGALGQLERIAHHLALIQSQSEPYPVTELEIRQPTALVFAADHGIAAQGVSIAPSAVTEQMVRNFLAGGAAINCFCRTEQAALRVVDCGILRAQAAHPSLIEQRLGAGTHNFAEQAAMSAEQVQQGIELGKVLIHREVASGCNLLMFGEMGIGNTSSAAALLAALSGLPIEVCVGRGTGISDQQFQRKMELVTQGVERCLGAAPQEALKQVGGFEIVQMVGAFLGAYEKQTPVLVDGFIVTVAAYIATLIEPNVRDYLLFAHRSQEVGHRAVLEILGADPLLDLGLRLGEGTGAVLALGIVRASVEFYNRMASFADAGVTV encoded by the coding sequence ATGTTAGATCGCACTTTTAGCGCTCAAATCCAACAACGAATAGATCAAAAAACCAAACCACTTGGTGCTCTGGGGCAGCTTGAGCGCATTGCGCATCATTTGGCGTTAATTCAAAGCCAATCCGAACCTTATCCTGTCACTGAGCTTGAAATTCGTCAGCCTACCGCGTTGGTGTTTGCCGCTGATCACGGTATTGCCGCACAAGGTGTCAGTATTGCTCCGAGTGCCGTCACCGAACAGATGGTGAGAAATTTCCTTGCGGGTGGCGCTGCGATCAATTGTTTCTGCCGCACCGAACAGGCGGCACTGCGTGTGGTGGATTGCGGTATTTTGCGTGCACAAGCGGCTCACCCCAGTTTGATTGAGCAGCGTCTTGGTGCTGGTACACACAATTTTGCTGAACAAGCTGCGATGTCTGCGGAGCAAGTGCAACAGGGAATCGAACTTGGCAAGGTGCTGATTCATCGTGAAGTGGCATCGGGCTGTAATCTGCTGATGTTTGGTGAGATGGGCATTGGCAATACCAGTAGTGCTGCCGCTCTTTTGGCCGCGCTGTCAGGACTGCCGATTGAAGTTTGTGTTGGTCGTGGTACAGGGATTAGTGATCAACAGTTCCAACGCAAAATGGAGTTGGTCACACAAGGGGTTGAACGCTGTTTAGGCGCAGCACCACAAGAGGCATTAAAGCAGGTTGGTGGCTTTGAAATTGTGCAAATGGTTGGTGCTTTCCTTGGCGCGTATGAAAAGCAAACTCCCGTTTTAGTTGACGGTTTCATTGTGACGGTGGCGGCTTATATTGCGACCTTAATCGAACCTAATGTGCGTGACTATTTGTTGTTTGCTCACCGTTCACAAGAAGTGGGGCATCGCGCAGTATTAGAGATATTAGGGGCGGATCCGCTGCTCGATTTAGGCTTACGCTTAGGCGAAGGAACCGGAGCGGTATTGGCACTGGGAATCGTACGTGCGTCAGTGGAGTTTTATAATCGTATGGCGAGTTTTGCCGATGCGGGAGTCACTGTGTAA
- the cdd gene encoding cytidine deaminase, protein MRNRVEQALQQMPASFAPFLRELVLAKDFDATFSAEQYQQLLTLSGLDDADLRVALLPIAAAYSFAPISEFYVGAIVRGLTGRLYLGANMEFTGAQLGQTVHAEQCAISHAWMKGEKGVADITINFSPCGHCRQFMNELTTASSLKIQLPKRAAKSLQEYLPESFGPADLGIDSGLMSPVNHGKTTNDDEELIQQALRAMNISHSPYTQNFSGVALKMHSGAIYLGAYAENAAFNPSLPPLQVALAQAMMMGESFEEIEAAALVESTTGKISHLADTQATLEVINPDIPLSYLSL, encoded by the coding sequence ATGAGAAACCGTGTTGAACAAGCATTACAACAAATGCCCGCCTCTTTTGCCCCATTCTTACGCGAATTAGTGCTAGCCAAGGATTTCGATGCTACTTTCTCTGCCGAGCAATACCAGCAATTATTGACCCTTTCCGGACTTGACGATGCCGATCTGCGCGTTGCACTCCTGCCGATTGCCGCCGCTTACTCTTTTGCCCCAATCTCCGAATTTTATGTCGGAGCTATTGTGCGAGGCCTAACTGGTCGCCTTTACCTAGGTGCAAATATGGAATTTACTGGCGCACAATTAGGTCAAACCGTTCATGCAGAACAGTGCGCCATCAGCCACGCTTGGATGAAAGGTGAGAAAGGCGTTGCAGACATTACCATTAACTTCAGCCCTTGCGGACACTGTCGCCAGTTTATGAATGAACTGACTACTGCCTCTTCACTGAAGATCCAGCTTCCAAAACGTGCAGCAAAAAGTTTGCAAGAGTATCTACCCGAATCGTTTGGCCCTGCCGATCTCGGTATCGATTCAGGCCTGATGAGCCCAGTCAATCATGGTAAAACCACTAATGATGATGAAGAGTTGATCCAGCAAGCCCTGCGTGCAATGAACATTAGCCACTCGCCTTATACCCAAAACTTCAGTGGTGTCGCACTGAAAATGCACAGTGGTGCGATTTACCTTGGCGCGTATGCCGAAAATGCAGCATTTAACCCAAGTTTGCCACCGCTACAAGTTGCCTTAGCACAAGCGATGATGATGGGTGAATCATTCGAAGAAATCGAAGCCGCCGCGCTGGTAGAAAGTACAACAGGTAAAATCAGTCATCTTGCCGATACACAGGCTACACTGGAAGTGATTAATCCTGATATCCCGCTCTCCTATCTATCACTGTAA
- the cobC gene encoding alpha-ribazole phosphatase family protein, with translation MARIYLLRHGKTQGPAALNGMTDVAVDADVQQAIASRLLDRSFTRVISSPLRRCADLAQRIQHARPDVILDYDANLQEMNFGLFDGKSFTDLEQEWPLLDAFWKDPAHNILPQAESLASVYQRVTQAWDQWLPQIEDDTLVICHAGTIRLILAHTLGVDWRNPDWYSRLSIPYQSISELTLYRDEPFFVSVNSIGNVL, from the coding sequence ATGGCCAGAATTTACTTACTGAGACACGGTAAAACACAAGGTCCAGCTGCACTCAACGGGATGACGGATGTTGCGGTGGATGCTGATGTGCAACAAGCCATCGCGAGTCGACTACTTGACCGATCTTTCACGCGTGTCATTAGTTCACCTTTACGACGTTGCGCTGATTTGGCACAACGCATCCAACATGCGCGCCCCGATGTGATTTTGGATTACGACGCCAATCTACAAGAGATGAATTTTGGACTATTTGATGGGAAATCTTTCACGGACTTGGAGCAAGAATGGCCGTTGTTGGATGCTTTTTGGAAAGATCCTGCCCACAATATCTTGCCGCAAGCGGAGTCATTAGCGTCGGTCTATCAACGAGTGACTCAAGCATGGGATCAGTGGCTACCTCAGATCGAGGATGACACACTCGTGATCTGTCATGCAGGAACCATTCGGCTGATTCTAGCACATACACTCGGTGTGGATTGGCGCAACCCTGATTGGTATAGCCGTTTAAGTATTCCGTATCAGTCGATATCGGAGCTAACGCTGTATCGTGATGAGCCTTTTTTCGTGAGCGTGAACAGCATCGGAAATGTGCTGTGA
- the cobU gene encoding bifunctional adenosylcobinamide kinase/adenosylcobinamide-phosphate guanylyltransferase: MSVHLILGGARSGKSSYAEQLARQTAHSQTARLHYVATATALDDEMRARIAHHQARRTADWIEHEVPLALADYLSRFQRHDVVLVDCLTLWLNNQLFEHEQSLSSTLIDQFIEQLLVALTQTQAQIFLVSNEVGMGVVPMGELTRFFVDHAGWMNQKIAALADSVTFVVAGLPQRLKGE; encoded by the coding sequence GTGAGCGTACATTTGATTTTGGGTGGAGCTCGTAGCGGTAAATCGAGTTATGCCGAACAGTTAGCGAGGCAAACGGCGCACTCTCAAACGGCTAGATTGCACTATGTTGCTACCGCCACCGCTTTGGATGATGAAATGCGCGCGCGTATTGCACATCACCAAGCAAGGCGAACGGCAGACTGGATTGAACATGAAGTTCCCTTAGCGTTGGCGGATTATTTGTCTCGTTTTCAGCGCCATGATGTGGTGCTGGTAGACTGCCTGACCCTCTGGTTGAATAATCAGCTGTTTGAGCATGAGCAATCCCTGTCTTCGACTTTGATTGACCAATTCATTGAGCAGTTACTGGTGGCGTTAACTCAGACCCAAGCTCAGATTTTTTTAGTGAGTAACGAAGTGGGAATGGGGGTGGTACCTATGGGGGAACTGACGCGATTTTTTGTGGATCATGCGGGTTGGATGAACCAAAAAATTGCGGCCTTAGCCGATTCTGTCACCTTTGTGGTTGCAGGATTACCTCAACGCTTGAAAGGTGAGTGA
- the msrB gene encoding peptide-methionine (R)-S-oxide reductase MsrB, giving the protein MLNWQQVLDFANQGNLAPDHEVFRSYAEWREILNEQQYYVMRQHGTERAFSNAMCELFEPGLYQCAGCQTLLFDSATKFDSGTGWPSFSQPVKSNAISYHMDHSLARARVEVRCNTCASHLGHVFPDGPPPSGLRYCINSIAVRKLSA; this is encoded by the coding sequence ATGTTGAATTGGCAACAAGTGTTGGATTTTGCAAATCAAGGTAATCTAGCACCGGATCATGAGGTGTTCCGCAGCTATGCTGAGTGGCGTGAAATACTTAATGAACAGCAGTATTATGTGATGCGTCAACATGGAACGGAAAGAGCATTTTCTAATGCGATGTGTGAGTTGTTTGAACCCGGCTTATACCAATGCGCTGGATGCCAAACTCTGCTGTTTGATTCCGCAACGAAGTTTGATTCAGGCACTGGATGGCCTTCGTTTTCACAGCCTGTGAAATCTAATGCAATCTCGTACCATATGGATCACAGCTTAGCGCGTGCCCGAGTGGAAGTGCGCTGTAACACTTGTGCATCTCATTTAGGGCACGTTTTTCCTGATGGCCCACCGCCGAGCGGGTTACGCTATTGCATCAATTCGATTGCAGTCCGTAAACTGAGTGCTTGA
- a CDS encoding L-cystine transporter produces the protein MSVVTIAALVIFAGLLLYIFGLQKKASTLSRQVLFGLVLGSAFGLALQVVLGEKHPAIQETLSWVGIVGNGYVGLLKMVIMPLVLVSMISAVVRLDKNGSLGKISGLTIGILLFTTAISALIGILITQAFGLTAEGLVEGARETARIAVLQSRASSVADLTIPQLLVSFIPTNPFADLTGARSTSIIAVVIFGVLTGIAARKVMADKKELETPIRTFVEAAQAIVMRLVKMIMALTPYGIAALMAKVVATSSATDILSLLGFIVASYVAIALMFVVHGLLVAMVGVNPTTYFKNIWPVLTFAFTSRSSAATIPLNVEAQITKLNVPPAIANLSASFGATIGQNGCAGIYPAMLAVMVAPTVGINPLDIHFIVSLIAMITISSFGIAGVGGGATFAALIVLPAMGLPVTIVALLISIEPLIDMARTALNVSGSMTAGTVTSRLLKQTTEESEPQTQQA, from the coding sequence ATGTCAGTGGTTACCATCGCAGCACTTGTGATTTTCGCGGGCTTATTGTTGTATATCTTCGGACTACAGAAAAAAGCATCCACCCTTTCTCGTCAGGTTTTGTTTGGTTTAGTACTTGGTAGTGCATTTGGTTTAGCGCTGCAAGTCGTGCTCGGTGAAAAACATCCTGCAATTCAAGAAACCCTTTCTTGGGTCGGTATTGTTGGTAACGGCTATGTCGGTTTGCTGAAAATGGTCATCATGCCATTGGTGCTGGTTTCGATGATTTCAGCCGTCGTACGACTGGATAAAAACGGCTCACTCGGCAAAATTTCTGGCCTAACGATTGGTATTTTGCTCTTCACTACCGCGATTTCAGCGCTGATCGGTATTCTCATCACTCAAGCATTTGGTCTGACGGCTGAAGGTTTGGTTGAAGGCGCACGCGAAACCGCACGTATTGCCGTATTGCAAAGCCGTGCTTCAAGCGTTGCGGATCTCACCATCCCACAACTGTTAGTCAGCTTTATTCCAACCAACCCGTTTGCGGATTTAACCGGTGCGCGTTCGACTTCAATCATCGCGGTAGTGATTTTCGGCGTACTTACTGGTATTGCCGCACGCAAAGTGATGGCTGATAAGAAAGAGCTCGAAACACCAATTCGCACTTTTGTTGAAGCCGCACAAGCCATTGTGATGCGCCTTGTCAAAATGATCATGGCACTGACGCCTTATGGTATCGCCGCGCTGATGGCGAAAGTCGTCGCGACATCCAGTGCTACCGACATTCTGAGCTTACTGGGCTTTATTGTTGCATCCTACGTTGCGATTGCACTGATGTTTGTAGTCCATGGCCTGCTCGTGGCTATGGTGGGTGTGAACCCAACCACATACTTTAAAAACATCTGGCCGGTACTGACCTTTGCCTTTACGTCACGCAGTTCGGCAGCCACCATTCCACTGAATGTGGAAGCACAGATCACCAAACTGAATGTGCCACCTGCGATTGCGAACCTATCAGCATCATTCGGTGCCACCATTGGCCAAAACGGCTGTGCAGGCATTTATCCAGCGATGTTGGCAGTGATGGTTGCTCCAACAGTGGGCATTAATCCTCTGGATATCCACTTTATCGTGTCCTTGATCGCGATGATCACCATCAGTTCGTTTGGTATCGCGGGTGTGGGCGGTGGTGCAACCTTCGCAGCGCTGATTGTGCTGCCTGCTATGGGTTTACCAGTGACCATTGTTGCTCTGCTCATTTCTATCGAACCTTTGATTGATATGGCACGTACGGCTCTTAACGTATCGGGGTCGATGACAGCTGGCACAGTGACAAGCCGCCTGCTCAAACAGACCACCGAAGAATCCGAACCACAAACTCAGCAAGCATAA
- a CDS encoding LrgB family protein: protein MWLIITLLVFFAARWLAQKCKTPLANPLLISIGILIPLLTYLKVPFETYYADNQWLSYLLQPAVVALAYPLYEQLPQIRANWRLIALACGVGSVMSMITASLIAVATGADIPLIAALMGKSVTTPIAMEVASQLGGEPAIAAILVLLVGLFGAILAYPIYKLLNITHPIARGLTMGTVSHALGTATCAEKDPRDAAFSSLALVVCGVITSVLAPTLFAFALWLHG, encoded by the coding sequence ATGTGGCTGATCATCACTCTTCTGGTGTTTTTCGCCGCGCGTTGGCTTGCACAAAAATGCAAAACACCGTTAGCCAACCCATTGTTAATCAGCATTGGCATCCTGATCCCGTTGCTGACCTATCTGAAAGTGCCTTTTGAAACCTACTATGCCGATAATCAATGGCTAAGTTACTTGCTGCAACCTGCCGTGGTTGCTCTGGCTTACCCGCTCTATGAACAGTTACCGCAAATTCGTGCCAACTGGCGCCTTATCGCTTTAGCGTGTGGCGTGGGCAGTGTGATGTCGATGATCACAGCCAGCTTGATTGCAGTGGCCACAGGGGCGGATATTCCCTTAATCGCCGCTTTGATGGGCAAATCCGTGACGACCCCAATTGCTATGGAAGTCGCGAGTCAGTTAGGTGGAGAACCCGCTATCGCGGCTATTTTGGTGCTGTTAGTTGGGCTTTTTGGGGCAATACTCGCCTACCCCATCTACAAACTGCTGAATATCACCCACCCAATTGCGCGTGGCTTAACCATGGGAACCGTCTCTCACGCACTCGGTACCGCAACCTGTGCCGAAAAAGATCCGCGTGATGCCGCCTTTAGCTCACTTGCACTGGTAGTGTGCGGGGTTATTACTTCTGTTTTAGCGCCAACTCTATTTGCCTTTGCCCTCTGGCTACACGGGTAG
- a CDS encoding adenosylcobinamide-GDP ribazoletransferase, whose protein sequence is MAAILRYQLELFLLALSFFSRIPVPVKLPYSSERMNQAGRYFALVGLVLGAICALVYSLATQLFSTNISVFLTIVLSLLLTGAFHEDGLADMADGIGGGMTAERRLEIMKDSRIGTYGASALMMTLLGKYLLLTELADLTSLVPVWLLAYTLSRAVAASLIHNTPYVSDPDSSKSKPLAQQQSGTDLAILGLTALTTLVCFSWQLIGVMIAVSLIFRQVFRQWLMKRLGGFTGDCLGGAQQLMELMIYLILLAFLQHELMI, encoded by the coding sequence ATGGCTGCGATTTTACGTTATCAACTCGAACTTTTCCTGTTGGCATTGAGTTTTTTCTCACGCATTCCTGTGCCGGTAAAGTTGCCTTATAGCAGTGAGCGAATGAATCAGGCTGGGCGTTATTTTGCTTTAGTGGGTTTAGTGCTTGGGGCCATTTGTGCGTTGGTGTACTCGTTAGCCACTCAACTTTTTTCCACCAACATCAGTGTGTTTTTGACCATAGTGCTCAGCTTGCTGTTGACGGGCGCCTTTCACGAAGATGGCTTAGCGGATATGGCCGATGGCATAGGTGGCGGCATGACGGCTGAACGCCGTCTAGAGATCATGAAAGATAGCCGCATCGGCACCTATGGGGCTAGTGCCTTGATGATGACTCTGCTAGGGAAATATTTGCTACTCACCGAACTGGCGGATCTTACGTCACTGGTGCCAGTTTGGTTATTGGCTTATACCTTGAGTCGTGCAGTGGCGGCATCATTGATCCACAATACGCCTTACGTTTCAGATCCAGACAGCAGCAAAAGCAAGCCGCTTGCGCAACAACAGTCTGGAACGGATTTAGCCATCTTGGGGCTGACTGCATTGACCACGTTGGTATGTTTTTCATGGCAATTGATTGGGGTGATGATCGCGGTCAGTTTGATTTTCCGGCAAGTTTTTCGTCAATGGTTGATGAAGCGATTAGGTGGTTTCACGGGTGATTGCCTTGGTGGAGCGCAGCAGTTAATGGAGCTGATGATCTATTTGATTTTACTGGCCTTCTTACAGCATGAGCTGATGATTTAG
- the sbcB gene encoding exodeoxyribonuclease I, translated as MQQEHQPTFFFFDYETWGVNPAKDRPSQFAGVRTDMDFNIIGEPLVIYCQLPNDYLPAPEAALITGITPQKANSHGLSEPEFIARIHAELSTPNTTSLGYNSIRFDDEVTRYTCYRNFIDPYAWSWQHGNSRWDLLDVIRACHALRPEGMEWPENEDGFTSFKLEHLSVANGIEHSNAHDAMADVIATIELAKKLKAAQPKLFDYFFNMRHKRKLTELIDIVNQTPLMHVSGMLGRERQYTSWIVPIAWHPTNQNAVIVVDLGKDPQPLLDLDAEALQARLYTRYEDLAPDELPIPVKLVHLNKCPILAPAKTLTAENAEKIGIDREQCLAHLNVIRQHPEIREKLVSVFSQEREFAKENNVDSQLYDGFFSPADRAAMDIIRTTAPENLGNLDIKVADKRIEPLLFRYRARHYPHTLTDAEQRRWAAHCRDYFERNLESYMLNLENLVHEHQADPKKMAILKSVYHYVEKLAC; from the coding sequence ATGCAGCAAGAACACCAGCCCACTTTTTTCTTTTTTGACTACGAGACTTGGGGAGTCAATCCCGCCAAGGATCGTCCAAGTCAGTTTGCGGGTGTTCGTACCGATATGGATTTCAACATTATTGGTGAGCCTCTGGTCATTTACTGCCAATTGCCCAATGATTATTTACCTGCACCTGAAGCGGCACTGATTACCGGCATTACTCCACAAAAGGCGAATAGCCACGGCTTGTCAGAGCCAGAATTCATCGCCCGAATCCACGCAGAGCTTTCCACGCCGAATACCACCAGCCTAGGCTACAACAGCATTCGTTTTGATGATGAAGTGACGCGCTACACCTGTTATCGCAACTTTATCGACCCGTATGCATGGAGCTGGCAACACGGTAATTCACGCTGGGATCTACTGGATGTGATCCGCGCTTGTCATGCTCTGCGCCCTGAAGGCATGGAATGGCCAGAAAATGAAGATGGCTTTACCAGCTTCAAACTAGAACACCTTTCTGTTGCCAACGGCATTGAACACAGCAACGCACACGATGCCATGGCCGATGTGATTGCCACGATTGAATTGGCGAAAAAGCTCAAAGCCGCGCAGCCTAAGTTATTCGACTATTTTTTTAACATGCGCCACAAACGCAAGCTGACTGAGCTGATTGATATCGTTAACCAAACCCCGCTGATGCATGTTTCCGGCATGCTTGGCCGTGAACGTCAGTACACCAGTTGGATTGTGCCGATTGCTTGGCATCCGACCAACCAAAATGCGGTGATTGTGGTGGATTTGGGTAAAGACCCTCAGCCACTACTGGATCTGGATGCAGAAGCGTTGCAAGCGCGCCTCTATACACGCTATGAAGACTTAGCGCCCGATGAACTGCCGATTCCTGTGAAGTTAGTACATCTCAACAAATGCCCAATTCTGGCTCCGGCCAAAACCTTAACCGCAGAGAATGCCGAAAAGATTGGTATTGATCGCGAGCAGTGTCTTGCGCATTTGAATGTGATTCGCCAACATCCAGAAATTCGTGAAAAGCTTGTCTCAGTGTTCAGTCAAGAACGTGAGTTTGCCAAGGAAAACAATGTAGATAGCCAATTGTATGATGGTTTTTTCTCTCCTGCCGATCGCGCAGCGATGGATATCATTCGAACCACTGCTCCGGAAAACCTCGGAAACCTTGACATAAAAGTGGCAGATAAACGGATTGAACCACTTCTTTTTCGTTACCGCGCACGCCATTATCCACATACCTTAACCGATGCCGAACAACGGCGTTGGGCAGCGCATTGTCGTGACTATTTCGAGCGCAATCTAGAAAGTTATATGTTGAATTTGGAAAATCTGGTGCATGAACATCAAGCTGATCCAAAGAAAATGGCGATTTTAAAATCCGTCTACCATTACGTAGAAAAACTCGCTTGCTAA
- a CDS encoding AEC family transporter — MFEQIIAILFPVMSLVLIGYLIGLWLKPDFRPINRINMEAFVPALVFSSLVNMPLDTQQTPLLLAALVAVLLPGILMLLICRLGRWSFKTWAPLHMFRNSGNLAIPLFTYAFGETALPSAVLLFVVSMCLHISLGVAMLSKGSVLKTVLTAPVFLASSLALLLHLSGISVWSPLYNATALLGQAAVPVMLLSLGSQMINLRLAGLKVGLVSTVQSLLTGACAFALIYFFIPLPPLQLRMMVLFTMLPPAVMNYLFAERYHIEPTQVAAMVLFGNFFSLFSLPILLFIALSL; from the coding sequence ATGTTTGAACAAATCATTGCCATTCTCTTTCCTGTGATGAGCTTAGTCTTGATTGGCTATTTGATTGGTCTCTGGCTCAAACCCGATTTTCGCCCGATCAATCGCATCAATATGGAGGCCTTTGTGCCTGCGTTGGTGTTTTCTTCACTGGTCAACATGCCACTGGATACGCAGCAAACACCTCTGTTGCTTGCCGCTCTTGTCGCGGTATTGCTGCCCGGTATTTTAATGCTCCTGATATGTCGTTTGGGTCGCTGGTCATTTAAAACATGGGCTCCACTGCACATGTTTCGCAACAGCGGTAATTTAGCGATCCCCCTGTTTACTTATGCGTTTGGCGAAACCGCGCTCCCCTCTGCCGTGTTGCTGTTTGTGGTTTCTATGTGTCTGCACATTAGCTTAGGGGTGGCCATGCTGAGCAAAGGTAGCGTGTTGAAAACCGTGCTCACCGCTCCGGTCTTTTTAGCATCCTCACTGGCTTTACTGCTCCATCTCAGCGGTATCTCCGTCTGGTCGCCACTGTATAACGCCACCGCTTTACTCGGGCAAGCCGCCGTCCCTGTAATGTTGCTTTCGCTCGGCTCACAAATGATCAATCTGCGCTTAGCCGGACTCAAAGTTGGCCTTGTTTCAACGGTACAATCTCTGCTTACCGGCGCTTGCGCGTTTGCGCTGATTTACTTTTTCATTCCACTGCCTCCCCTACAACTGCGAATGATGGTGCTGTTTACCATGTTGCCACCTGCGGTGATGAACTACCTGTTTGCCGAACGCTACCACATTGAGCCCACGCAAGTTGCCGCTATGGTGCTGTTTGGTAATTTCTTCAGTTTATTTAGCCTGCCTATCTTGCTGTTTATCGCACTTTCACTCTAA